From one Lycium barbarum isolate Lr01 chromosome 6, ASM1917538v2, whole genome shotgun sequence genomic stretch:
- the LOC132645457 gene encoding cyclic nucleotide-gated ion channel 1-like isoform X3 — MTALYQENYLRPKELSTRKKLLDPQEPFLQFWNKIFVLACIISVAIDPLFFYIPVVDNKRKCLDLDSSLKIPISVLRSLTDLCYIYHIILQFRTGFFAPSSRVFGRDELIEDAFRIAKRYLLPYFLIDILAVLPLPQMVLFITAPNMNHPISLEMKKQLVIVIFVQYIPRIIRIYPLYKEVTRTTGFFTETAWAGAALNLFLFMIASNQVVGALWYLITVFRLDNCWREACKDIKNCVLDHLCCVKQGNGNAQFLNSSCPLLKPEDIQEGDFDFGIFLDALQSRVVGKRCFWSKLSYCFWWGMRNLSSLGQDLKTSNYVWETLFAIFICIVGLILFAFLIGNMQEYLQSITVRLRLEGMMSKRQDVEQWMSHRMLPHDLRERIRRYEQYKWEQTRGVDEDHLISNLPNDLRRDVKRHLCWSLLKRVPMFEKMNDQLQDALCDRLKPALFTENSYIIREGDPVSEMLFLTKGTLLTTTTNGGRTGFFNSASLKAGDFCGEELLIWALDPCASTTLPASTRTVTAVTDVEAFALAADDLKFVAPQFRRLHSKQLRHAFRFYSQRWRTWAACFIQAAWRRHCRNKLEKSLREEEDRLQAALANETANLPSLGATIYASRFAANALCALRRNHPRGSKSSTRLSPLLLQKPAEPDFSSLS, encoded by the exons ATGACGGCTCTCTATCAAGAAAATTACTTAAG GCCAAAAGAATTATCAACAAGAAAGAAACTTCTTGATCCTCAGGAACCATTTCTGCAGTTCTGGAACAAAATATTTGTCTTGGCTTGCATAATTTCAGTGGCCATTGATCCATTGTTTTTCTACATTCCTGTCGTTGATAACAAGAGGAAGTGCCTTGATTTGGACAGCTCATTAAAGATCCCTATTTCTGTTCTGCGATCACTCACCGATCTTTgctatatatatcatatcatcttgCAATTTCGCACTGGTTTTTTTGCTCCTTCTTCTCGAGTATTTGGTAGGGATGAGTTGATTGAGGATGCTTTCCGTATAGCCAAGCGATACTTGCTCCCTTATTTCCTCATTGACATTCTAGCTGTTCTTCCACTCCCACAG ATGGTGCTATTTATCACTGCTCCGAACATGAATCACCCCATATCTCTGGAGATGAAAAAACAGTTGGTGATTGTTATTTTCGTACAATATATTCCGAGAATCATTAGGATATACCCATTATATAAGGAAGTAACAAGAACAACAGGCTTTTTTACTGAAACGGCATGGGCTGGAGCTGCTCTCAATTTATTCCTGTTCATGATCGCCAGTAAT CAGGTAGTTGGAGCCTTATGGTATTTGATCACAGTGTTTCGACTAGATAACTGCTGGAGGGAAGCATGTAAGGATATTAAAAACTGTGTGTTAGACCACTTATGTTGTGTGAAACAAGGGAATGGAAACGCTCAATTTCTCAATTCTTCTTGTCCTCTCCTGAAACCGGAAGATATACAAGAGGGTGACTTtgattttgggatatttcttgaTGCTCTTCAGTCTCGAGTTGTAGGAAAAAGATGTTTCTGGTCCAAACTCAGCTATTGCTTCTGGTGGGGGATGCGAAATTTAAG TTCTCTTGGCCAAGACCTTAAAACAAGCAATTATGTATGGGAGACCCTCTTTGCcatcttcatttgcattgttGGGCTGATCCTTTTTGCCTTTCTTATAGGCAACATGCAG GAGTATTTGCAGTCTATCACAGTTAGACTTAGACTAGAGGGGATGATGTCGAAAAGGCAGGATGTAGAACAGTGGATGTCTCACCGAATGCTTCCTCACGACCTGAGAGAACGCATTCGAAGATATGAGCAGTACAAATGGGAACAAACTAGAGGTGTTGATGAAGATCATCTAATTTCTAACCTTCCCAACGACTTGAGAAGAGACGTAAAGCGTCATCTCTGTTGGTCTTTGCTCAAAAGA GTTCCCATGTTTGAGAAAATGAATGACCAGTTACAGGATGCATTGTGTGATCGACTGAAACCAGCTCTTTTCACCGAGAATAGCTACATAATCCGAGAAGGAGATCCAGTGAGTGAAATGCTTTTTCTCACAAAAGGTACTTTATTGACTACGACCACCAATGGTGGAAGAACTGGTTTCTTCAACTCTGCCTCTCTCAAGGCTGGTGATTTCTGTGGAGAAGAGCTTCTTATATGGGCTTTGGACCCTTGTGCTTCCACGACTCTTCCCGCCTCAACTAGAACAGTAACAGCTGTTACAGATGTTGAAGCTTTTGCTCTTGCAGCTGATGATCTCAAGTTTGTTGCCCCCCAATTTAGACGACTTCATAGCAAGCAACTTCGGCATGCTTTCAG GTTCTATTCACAGCGCTGGAGGACATGGGCAGCCTGCTTTATACAAGCAGCGTGGCGAAGACACTGCAGGAACAAGCTTGAGAAATCTTTGAGAGAGGAAGAAGATAGACTGCAAGCTGCATTGGCAAATGAGACAGCAAATTTACCTAGTCTTGGAGCTACCATTTATGCATCAAGATTTGCTGCCAACGCGTTGTGTGCCTTGCGGCGCAACCACCCAAGGGGTTCCAAATCATCTACCAGATTAAGTCCCTTATTGCTTCAGAAGCCAGCTGAACCTGATTTTAGCTCCTTAAGCTAG
- the LOC132645457 gene encoding cyclic nucleotide-gated ion channel 1-like isoform X1 has product MTALYQENYLSDRPKELSTRKKLLDPQEPFLQFWNKIFVLACIISVAIDPLFFYIPVVDNKRKCLDLDSSLKIPISVLRSLTDLCYIYHIILQFRTGFFAPSSRVFGRDELIEDAFRIAKRYLLPYFLIDILAVLPLPQMVLFITAPNMNHPISLEMKKQLVIVIFVQYIPRIIRIYPLYKEVTRTTGFFTETAWAGAALNLFLFMIASNQVVGALWYLITVFRLDNCWREACKDIKNCVLDHLCCVKQGNGNAQFLNSSCPLLKPEDIQEGDFDFGIFLDALQSRVVGKRCFWSKLSYCFWWGMRNLSSLGQDLKTSNYVWETLFAIFICIVGLILFAFLIGNMQEYLQSITVRLRLEGMMSKRQDVEQWMSHRMLPHDLRERIRRYEQYKWEQTRGVDEDHLISNLPNDLRRDVKRHLCWSLLKRVPMFEKMNDQLQDALCDRLKPALFTENSYIIREGDPVSEMLFLTKGTLLTTTTNGGRTGFFNSASLKAGDFCGEELLIWALDPCASTTLPASTRTVTAVTDVEAFALAADDLKFVAPQFRRLHSKQLRHAFRFYSQRWRTWAACFIQAAWRRHCRNKLEKSLREEEDRLQAALANETANLPSLGATIYASRFAANALCALRRNHPRGSKSSTRLSPLLLQKPAEPDFSSLS; this is encoded by the exons ATGACGGCTCTCTATCAAGAAAATTACTTAAG TGACAGGCCAAAAGAATTATCAACAAGAAAGAAACTTCTTGATCCTCAGGAACCATTTCTGCAGTTCTGGAACAAAATATTTGTCTTGGCTTGCATAATTTCAGTGGCCATTGATCCATTGTTTTTCTACATTCCTGTCGTTGATAACAAGAGGAAGTGCCTTGATTTGGACAGCTCATTAAAGATCCCTATTTCTGTTCTGCGATCACTCACCGATCTTTgctatatatatcatatcatcttgCAATTTCGCACTGGTTTTTTTGCTCCTTCTTCTCGAGTATTTGGTAGGGATGAGTTGATTGAGGATGCTTTCCGTATAGCCAAGCGATACTTGCTCCCTTATTTCCTCATTGACATTCTAGCTGTTCTTCCACTCCCACAG ATGGTGCTATTTATCACTGCTCCGAACATGAATCACCCCATATCTCTGGAGATGAAAAAACAGTTGGTGATTGTTATTTTCGTACAATATATTCCGAGAATCATTAGGATATACCCATTATATAAGGAAGTAACAAGAACAACAGGCTTTTTTACTGAAACGGCATGGGCTGGAGCTGCTCTCAATTTATTCCTGTTCATGATCGCCAGTAAT CAGGTAGTTGGAGCCTTATGGTATTTGATCACAGTGTTTCGACTAGATAACTGCTGGAGGGAAGCATGTAAGGATATTAAAAACTGTGTGTTAGACCACTTATGTTGTGTGAAACAAGGGAATGGAAACGCTCAATTTCTCAATTCTTCTTGTCCTCTCCTGAAACCGGAAGATATACAAGAGGGTGACTTtgattttgggatatttcttgaTGCTCTTCAGTCTCGAGTTGTAGGAAAAAGATGTTTCTGGTCCAAACTCAGCTATTGCTTCTGGTGGGGGATGCGAAATTTAAG TTCTCTTGGCCAAGACCTTAAAACAAGCAATTATGTATGGGAGACCCTCTTTGCcatcttcatttgcattgttGGGCTGATCCTTTTTGCCTTTCTTATAGGCAACATGCAG GAGTATTTGCAGTCTATCACAGTTAGACTTAGACTAGAGGGGATGATGTCGAAAAGGCAGGATGTAGAACAGTGGATGTCTCACCGAATGCTTCCTCACGACCTGAGAGAACGCATTCGAAGATATGAGCAGTACAAATGGGAACAAACTAGAGGTGTTGATGAAGATCATCTAATTTCTAACCTTCCCAACGACTTGAGAAGAGACGTAAAGCGTCATCTCTGTTGGTCTTTGCTCAAAAGA GTTCCCATGTTTGAGAAAATGAATGACCAGTTACAGGATGCATTGTGTGATCGACTGAAACCAGCTCTTTTCACCGAGAATAGCTACATAATCCGAGAAGGAGATCCAGTGAGTGAAATGCTTTTTCTCACAAAAGGTACTTTATTGACTACGACCACCAATGGTGGAAGAACTGGTTTCTTCAACTCTGCCTCTCTCAAGGCTGGTGATTTCTGTGGAGAAGAGCTTCTTATATGGGCTTTGGACCCTTGTGCTTCCACGACTCTTCCCGCCTCAACTAGAACAGTAACAGCTGTTACAGATGTTGAAGCTTTTGCTCTTGCAGCTGATGATCTCAAGTTTGTTGCCCCCCAATTTAGACGACTTCATAGCAAGCAACTTCGGCATGCTTTCAG GTTCTATTCACAGCGCTGGAGGACATGGGCAGCCTGCTTTATACAAGCAGCGTGGCGAAGACACTGCAGGAACAAGCTTGAGAAATCTTTGAGAGAGGAAGAAGATAGACTGCAAGCTGCATTGGCAAATGAGACAGCAAATTTACCTAGTCTTGGAGCTACCATTTATGCATCAAGATTTGCTGCCAACGCGTTGTGTGCCTTGCGGCGCAACCACCCAAGGGGTTCCAAATCATCTACCAGATTAAGTCCCTTATTGCTTCAGAAGCCAGCTGAACCTGATTTTAGCTCCTTAAGCTAG
- the LOC132645457 gene encoding cyclic nucleotide-gated ion channel 1-like isoform X4 has translation MTALYQENYLSDRPKELSTRKKLLDPQEPFLQFWNKIFVLACIISVAIDPLFFYIPVVDNKRKCLDLDSSLKIPISVLRSLTDLCYIYHIILQFRTGFFAPSSRVFGRDELIEDAFRIAKRYLLPYFLIDILAVLPLPQVVGALWYLITVFRLDNCWREACKDIKNCVLDHLCCVKQGNGNAQFLNSSCPLLKPEDIQEGDFDFGIFLDALQSRVVGKRCFWSKLSYCFWWGMRNLSSLGQDLKTSNYVWETLFAIFICIVGLILFAFLIGNMQEYLQSITVRLRLEGMMSKRQDVEQWMSHRMLPHDLRERIRRYEQYKWEQTRGVDEDHLISNLPNDLRRDVKRHLCWSLLKRVPMFEKMNDQLQDALCDRLKPALFTENSYIIREGDPVSEMLFLTKGTLLTTTTNGGRTGFFNSASLKAGDFCGEELLIWALDPCASTTLPASTRTVTAVTDVEAFALAADDLKFVAPQFRRLHSKQLRHAFRFYSQRWRTWAACFIQAAWRRHCRNKLEKSLREEEDRLQAALANETANLPSLGATIYASRFAANALCALRRNHPRGSKSSTRLSPLLLQKPAEPDFSSLS, from the exons ATGACGGCTCTCTATCAAGAAAATTACTTAAG TGACAGGCCAAAAGAATTATCAACAAGAAAGAAACTTCTTGATCCTCAGGAACCATTTCTGCAGTTCTGGAACAAAATATTTGTCTTGGCTTGCATAATTTCAGTGGCCATTGATCCATTGTTTTTCTACATTCCTGTCGTTGATAACAAGAGGAAGTGCCTTGATTTGGACAGCTCATTAAAGATCCCTATTTCTGTTCTGCGATCACTCACCGATCTTTgctatatatatcatatcatcttgCAATTTCGCACTGGTTTTTTTGCTCCTTCTTCTCGAGTATTTGGTAGGGATGAGTTGATTGAGGATGCTTTCCGTATAGCCAAGCGATACTTGCTCCCTTATTTCCTCATTGACATTCTAGCTGTTCTTCCACTCCCACAG GTAGTTGGAGCCTTATGGTATTTGATCACAGTGTTTCGACTAGATAACTGCTGGAGGGAAGCATGTAAGGATATTAAAAACTGTGTGTTAGACCACTTATGTTGTGTGAAACAAGGGAATGGAAACGCTCAATTTCTCAATTCTTCTTGTCCTCTCCTGAAACCGGAAGATATACAAGAGGGTGACTTtgattttgggatatttcttgaTGCTCTTCAGTCTCGAGTTGTAGGAAAAAGATGTTTCTGGTCCAAACTCAGCTATTGCTTCTGGTGGGGGATGCGAAATTTAAG TTCTCTTGGCCAAGACCTTAAAACAAGCAATTATGTATGGGAGACCCTCTTTGCcatcttcatttgcattgttGGGCTGATCCTTTTTGCCTTTCTTATAGGCAACATGCAG GAGTATTTGCAGTCTATCACAGTTAGACTTAGACTAGAGGGGATGATGTCGAAAAGGCAGGATGTAGAACAGTGGATGTCTCACCGAATGCTTCCTCACGACCTGAGAGAACGCATTCGAAGATATGAGCAGTACAAATGGGAACAAACTAGAGGTGTTGATGAAGATCATCTAATTTCTAACCTTCCCAACGACTTGAGAAGAGACGTAAAGCGTCATCTCTGTTGGTCTTTGCTCAAAAGA GTTCCCATGTTTGAGAAAATGAATGACCAGTTACAGGATGCATTGTGTGATCGACTGAAACCAGCTCTTTTCACCGAGAATAGCTACATAATCCGAGAAGGAGATCCAGTGAGTGAAATGCTTTTTCTCACAAAAGGTACTTTATTGACTACGACCACCAATGGTGGAAGAACTGGTTTCTTCAACTCTGCCTCTCTCAAGGCTGGTGATTTCTGTGGAGAAGAGCTTCTTATATGGGCTTTGGACCCTTGTGCTTCCACGACTCTTCCCGCCTCAACTAGAACAGTAACAGCTGTTACAGATGTTGAAGCTTTTGCTCTTGCAGCTGATGATCTCAAGTTTGTTGCCCCCCAATTTAGACGACTTCATAGCAAGCAACTTCGGCATGCTTTCAG GTTCTATTCACAGCGCTGGAGGACATGGGCAGCCTGCTTTATACAAGCAGCGTGGCGAAGACACTGCAGGAACAAGCTTGAGAAATCTTTGAGAGAGGAAGAAGATAGACTGCAAGCTGCATTGGCAAATGAGACAGCAAATTTACCTAGTCTTGGAGCTACCATTTATGCATCAAGATTTGCTGCCAACGCGTTGTGTGCCTTGCGGCGCAACCACCCAAGGGGTTCCAAATCATCTACCAGATTAAGTCCCTTATTGCTTCAGAAGCCAGCTGAACCTGATTTTAGCTCCTTAAGCTAG
- the LOC132645457 gene encoding cyclic nucleotide-gated ion channel 1-like isoform X2, whose protein sequence is MTALYQENYLSDRPKELSTRKKLLDPQEPFLQFWNKIFVLACIISVAIDPLFFYIPVVDNKRKCLDLDSSLKIPISVLRSLTDLCYIYHIILQFRTGFFAPSSRVFGRDELIEDAFRIAKRYLLPYFLIDILAVLPLPQMVLFITAPNMNHPISLEMKKQLVIVIFVQYIPRIIRIYPLYKEVTRTTGFFTETAWAGAALNLFLFMIASNVVGALWYLITVFRLDNCWREACKDIKNCVLDHLCCVKQGNGNAQFLNSSCPLLKPEDIQEGDFDFGIFLDALQSRVVGKRCFWSKLSYCFWWGMRNLSSLGQDLKTSNYVWETLFAIFICIVGLILFAFLIGNMQEYLQSITVRLRLEGMMSKRQDVEQWMSHRMLPHDLRERIRRYEQYKWEQTRGVDEDHLISNLPNDLRRDVKRHLCWSLLKRVPMFEKMNDQLQDALCDRLKPALFTENSYIIREGDPVSEMLFLTKGTLLTTTTNGGRTGFFNSASLKAGDFCGEELLIWALDPCASTTLPASTRTVTAVTDVEAFALAADDLKFVAPQFRRLHSKQLRHAFRFYSQRWRTWAACFIQAAWRRHCRNKLEKSLREEEDRLQAALANETANLPSLGATIYASRFAANALCALRRNHPRGSKSSTRLSPLLLQKPAEPDFSSLS, encoded by the exons ATGACGGCTCTCTATCAAGAAAATTACTTAAG TGACAGGCCAAAAGAATTATCAACAAGAAAGAAACTTCTTGATCCTCAGGAACCATTTCTGCAGTTCTGGAACAAAATATTTGTCTTGGCTTGCATAATTTCAGTGGCCATTGATCCATTGTTTTTCTACATTCCTGTCGTTGATAACAAGAGGAAGTGCCTTGATTTGGACAGCTCATTAAAGATCCCTATTTCTGTTCTGCGATCACTCACCGATCTTTgctatatatatcatatcatcttgCAATTTCGCACTGGTTTTTTTGCTCCTTCTTCTCGAGTATTTGGTAGGGATGAGTTGATTGAGGATGCTTTCCGTATAGCCAAGCGATACTTGCTCCCTTATTTCCTCATTGACATTCTAGCTGTTCTTCCACTCCCACAG ATGGTGCTATTTATCACTGCTCCGAACATGAATCACCCCATATCTCTGGAGATGAAAAAACAGTTGGTGATTGTTATTTTCGTACAATATATTCCGAGAATCATTAGGATATACCCATTATATAAGGAAGTAACAAGAACAACAGGCTTTTTTACTGAAACGGCATGGGCTGGAGCTGCTCTCAATTTATTCCTGTTCATGATCGCCAGTAAT GTAGTTGGAGCCTTATGGTATTTGATCACAGTGTTTCGACTAGATAACTGCTGGAGGGAAGCATGTAAGGATATTAAAAACTGTGTGTTAGACCACTTATGTTGTGTGAAACAAGGGAATGGAAACGCTCAATTTCTCAATTCTTCTTGTCCTCTCCTGAAACCGGAAGATATACAAGAGGGTGACTTtgattttgggatatttcttgaTGCTCTTCAGTCTCGAGTTGTAGGAAAAAGATGTTTCTGGTCCAAACTCAGCTATTGCTTCTGGTGGGGGATGCGAAATTTAAG TTCTCTTGGCCAAGACCTTAAAACAAGCAATTATGTATGGGAGACCCTCTTTGCcatcttcatttgcattgttGGGCTGATCCTTTTTGCCTTTCTTATAGGCAACATGCAG GAGTATTTGCAGTCTATCACAGTTAGACTTAGACTAGAGGGGATGATGTCGAAAAGGCAGGATGTAGAACAGTGGATGTCTCACCGAATGCTTCCTCACGACCTGAGAGAACGCATTCGAAGATATGAGCAGTACAAATGGGAACAAACTAGAGGTGTTGATGAAGATCATCTAATTTCTAACCTTCCCAACGACTTGAGAAGAGACGTAAAGCGTCATCTCTGTTGGTCTTTGCTCAAAAGA GTTCCCATGTTTGAGAAAATGAATGACCAGTTACAGGATGCATTGTGTGATCGACTGAAACCAGCTCTTTTCACCGAGAATAGCTACATAATCCGAGAAGGAGATCCAGTGAGTGAAATGCTTTTTCTCACAAAAGGTACTTTATTGACTACGACCACCAATGGTGGAAGAACTGGTTTCTTCAACTCTGCCTCTCTCAAGGCTGGTGATTTCTGTGGAGAAGAGCTTCTTATATGGGCTTTGGACCCTTGTGCTTCCACGACTCTTCCCGCCTCAACTAGAACAGTAACAGCTGTTACAGATGTTGAAGCTTTTGCTCTTGCAGCTGATGATCTCAAGTTTGTTGCCCCCCAATTTAGACGACTTCATAGCAAGCAACTTCGGCATGCTTTCAG GTTCTATTCACAGCGCTGGAGGACATGGGCAGCCTGCTTTATACAAGCAGCGTGGCGAAGACACTGCAGGAACAAGCTTGAGAAATCTTTGAGAGAGGAAGAAGATAGACTGCAAGCTGCATTGGCAAATGAGACAGCAAATTTACCTAGTCTTGGAGCTACCATTTATGCATCAAGATTTGCTGCCAACGCGTTGTGTGCCTTGCGGCGCAACCACCCAAGGGGTTCCAAATCATCTACCAGATTAAGTCCCTTATTGCTTCAGAAGCCAGCTGAACCTGATTTTAGCTCCTTAAGCTAG
- the LOC132644383 gene encoding uncharacterized protein LOC132644383, with protein sequence MEAWNRLRDIFQDNKHSRAVTLEYDFAHTQIENFPNVSAYCQHLKLLSDLLKSVGSPVDNSRLVLQLVSGLTESYKRVATLIRQSDPLPQFYQARSMLVLEEAGLKKATQTTYSAMVARDLDDSQKNVDQHSTHRNNNGGKRQQHRSNSGKNRSSSGGRGGGKGSSGGRSGGGGKGSDTSRWNGGQQQAPNQWLSQ encoded by the coding sequence ATGGAGGCTTGGAATAGGTTGCGTGATATATTCCAAGATAACAAACACTCCCGTGCCGTCACACTTGAGTATGATTTCGCTCACACACAAATAGAGAATTTCCCAAATGTCTCTGCTTACTGTCAACATCTCAAGTTGTTGTCGGATTTACTTAAGAGCGTCGGCTCTCCGGTGGACAATAGTCGGCTGGTTCTCCAATTGGTTTCGGGCCTTACCGAGTCATACAAGAGGGTGGCCACACTAATTCGTCAAAGTGACCCTTTGCCTCAATTTTATCAAGCCCGATCAATGCTCGTTCTTGAAGAAGCGGGACTGAAGAAGGCGACTCAGACCACCTATTCTGCCATGGTGGCCCGGGACTTGGATGATTCTCAAAAGAATGTTGATCAACATTCAACCCACCGTAATAATAATGGTGGGAAACGGCAACAACACCGAAGTAATTCTGGGAAGAATCGTTCCTCATCCGGTGGTCGTGGCGGCGGTAAAGGGAGTTCTGGTGGTAGGTCCGGTGGTGGGGGCAAAGGCAGCGACACCAGCAGGTGGAACGGTGGCCAGCAGCAAGCCCCAAATCAGTGGCTGTCACAGTAG